Proteins found in one Colletes latitarsis isolate SP2378_abdomen chromosome 8, iyColLati1, whole genome shotgun sequence genomic segment:
- the LOC143344400 gene encoding adenylate kinase 8, which yields MSKLSEAEKRMRSINARFLAYLEKHRIYELFHDIATQLIIKKPDNHLVFMKQYIHLAAKRLDVPKIILIAPPRFDRVALAKILQEELGVRPLTLKDLRKACAIEDNICHCEESEDLALAMRQILESGTLHECGWLLVDLPRSKREARVFQRLGILPTHAIQLIIPNDSDNWEHICAGANCCQTCNPANPARKSEEKRYLKKLRELREAYANCLIEVEVGIRTVDELGRDCAILAKTKKHSEALSPFRIALIGSRGSGCTTLAKSLAERFSLIHIDYDYVAEQACLQQNPLGEKLRSLENKCRGRLKSEIKMQIVEKHISGYECLKSGWVLTGYPKSVEDFKLLDLSPTPPNRVIFVEVNGDVCRGRLLNRRYNIVTGSKHDMSTKTYVGTDNCKLGLHPKDYRLIIERDLQEYEENVADMMEYAGESAVKIDGNEEEKIVREKVEACLMRPAPNPQLRVPTLPPEIDPMDIEFDPDDEPDSSVFDDIRAPEPTYTFI from the exons ATGTCGAAATTGTCAGAAGCAGAAAAAAGAATGCGTTCCATCAATGCACGCTTTCTAGCATATTTAGAGAAACATCGCATATATGAACTGTTTCAC GACATTGCCACACAGTTGATAATTAAAAAACCGGACAACCATCTTGTATTTATGAAGCAATACATCCATCTTGCCGCGAAAAGGTTGGATGTCCCTAAAATTATTTTGATCGCACCTCCAAGATTTG ATAGAGTGGCTCTAGCGAAAATTCTTCAGGAAGAGTTAGGTGTCCGTCCTTTGACCTTGAAAGACCTTCGAAAAGCGTGCGCTATAGAAGAC AATATCTGCCATTGCGAGGAATCGGAAGATCTTGCATTGGCTATGAGGCAAATTTTAGAAAGCGGGACGTTACACGAATGCGGATGGCTTCTTGTTG ACTTGCCAAGATCAAAGAGAGAGGCACGAGTGTTCCAGCGTTTGGGAATACTACCAACACACGCCATACAGCTTATAATTCCGAACGATTCCG ACAACTGGGAACATATTTGTGCAGGCGCCAATTGCTGCCAAACTTGTAACCCGGCGAATCCTGCGAGAAAGTCGGAAGAAAAACGTTATCTGAAAAAATTGCGAGAACTACGGGAGGCTTACGCAAATTGTTTAATA GAAGTTGAGGTCGGAATCAGAACCGTCGACGAACTTGGAAGAGATTGCGCGATATTAGCGAAAACAAAGAAACATTCTGAAGCACTGTCGCCATTTCGAATCGCGCTCATTGGATCTAGAGGATCCGGTTGCACCACTTTAGCAAAATCCTTGGCCGAACGATTCAGTCTTATTCACA TCGATTACGATTACGTTGCGGAACAGGCATGTTTGCAACAGAATCCTTTGGGAGAAAAGCTCCGATCGCTCGAGAATAAATGCAGAGGAAGACTTAAGTCTGAGATTAAGATGCAGATCGTCGAA AAACACATATCCGGGTACGAGTGTTTGAAAAGCGGTTGGGTGTTAACCGGGTATCCAAAATCGGTGGAAGATTTTAAGTTGCTAGATCTGAGTCCCACACCTCCTAATAG AGTGATATTTGTGGAGGTAAACGGCGATGTCTGCAGAGGAAGGTTGCTTAATCGCCGGTACAATATCGTCACTGGTAGCAAGCACGATATGTCCACGAAAACTTACGTTGGTACGGACAACTGTAAATTGGGTCTACACCCGAAAGATTACAGATTGATCATCGAACGAGAC CTTCAAGAGTACGAGGAGAACGTAGCCGATATGATGGAGTACGCGGGCGAATCTGCGGTGAAAATCGATGGGAACGAGGAGGAGAAGATCGTTCGGGAAAAAGTCGAAGCATGTTTGATGCGTCCAGCTCCGAACCCGCAGCTTAGGGTGCCAACACTTCCGCCTGAGATCGATCCGATGGACATTGAATTCGATCCCGACGACGAACCCGATTCCAGCGTGTTCGATGATATACGCGCGCCAGAACCTACGTACACCTTCATCTAA
- the LOC143344399 gene encoding ATP-binding cassette sub-family F member 1, translated as MSTDKKMSDITKKMSEMDVEETERKLTHKEKKKLKKQQEYEKTMEMLTKTGGQGHSELESNFTVSQSQTQQRTNQQLEHAVDIKVENFSIAAKGKELFTNASLLIAQGRRYGLVGPNGHGKTTLLRHIAKRAFAIPSTIDVLYCEQEVIADNTPAVEVVLNADVKCKTLLTECKQLEELVEQGDNSVLGRLDEIYEELRALGADSAEPRARRILAGLGFSRSMQDRATKNFSGGWRMRVSLARALFLEPTLLLLDEPTNHLDLNAVIWLDNYLQAWKKTLLIVSHDQSFLDNVCTDVIHLDQQKLFYYKGNYSMFKKMYVQKRKEMIKAYEKQEKRLKDLKASGQSKKQAEKKQKEVLTRKQEKNKTKMQKQEDDTTPTELLQKPREYIVKFSFPDPPPLQPPILGLHNVYFAYEGQQPLFIDVDFGIDLSSRIAIVGPNGVGKSTFLKLLTGDLQPLKGDLIKNHRLRIGKFDQHSGEHLTAEETPSEYLMRLFDLPYEKARKQLGTFGLSSHAHTIKMKDLSGGQKARVALAELCLNAPDVVILDEPTNNLDIESIDALAEAINDYKGGVIIVSHDERLIRDTECCLYVIENQQINEIDGDFDDYRKELLESLGEVVNNPSIAANAAVLQ; from the exons ATGTCAACCGATAAAAAGATGTCGgatattacgaaaaaaatgtCCGAAATGGACGTGGAAGAAACTGAAAGAAAGCTGACgcataaagaaaagaaaaaattaaaaaaacagcAGGAGTATGAGAAAACTATGGAAATGTTAACGAAGACCGGTGGTCAGGGTCATAGCGAACTCGAGTCCAATTTTACTGTGTCCCAGTCTCAAACCCAGCAACGCACTAATCAACAATTAGAACATGCCGTCGACATCAAGGTGGAAAATTTCAGCATTGCTGCCAAAGGAAAGGAGCTCTTCACTAATGCCAGTCTATTAATTGCACAGGGTAGACGTTACGGTTTGGTAGGACCAAATGG ACATGGTAAGACTACTTTATTACGTCACATTGCAAAAAGAGCATTTGCCATTCCATCTACAATAGATGTATTGTACTGTGAGCAAGAAGTTATTGCCGATAATACTCCAGCTGTAGAAGTAGTACTAAATGCAGATGTTAAGTGTAAAACATTATTAACAGAGTGTAAACAGTTGGAAGAATTAGTGGAACAAGGAGATAATTCTGTTTTAGGTAGGCTGGACGAG ATTTACGAAGAACTGAGAGCTTTAGGTGCAGATTCTGCAGAACCGCGGGCTAGAAGAATTCTGGCTGGTCTAGGATTTAGTCGTTCTATGCAAGATCGCGCGACAAAGAACTTTTCTGGCGGTTGGCGTATGCGCGTTTCTCTTGCAAGGGCACTTTTCTTAGAGCCTACTTTGTTATTACTTGACGAACCAACAAATCATTTAGATTTGAATGCTGTTATTTGGTTGGACAATTACCTACAAGCATGGAAGAAAACGCTATTAATTGTTTCCCACGATCAGAGCTTTTTGGATAATGTTTGCACGGACGTAATTCATTTAGATCAGCAAAAGCTATTTTATTACAAAGGAAATTATAGTATGTTTAAAAAGATGTATGTACAAAAGCGAAAAGAGATGATAAAGGCATATGAAAAACAAGAAAAACGGTTGAAGGACCTCAAAGCCTCGGGACAAAGTAAAAAACAagcagaaaaaaaacaaaaagaagTTTTAACCAGAAAGCAGGAaaagaataaaacaaaaatgcaaaagcaagaggatgacacGACGCCTACAGAATTGTTACAGAAACCTAGAGAATATATAGTCAAATTTAGTTTCCCTGATCCACCTCCTTTGCAACCACCCATTCTCGGTCTTCACA atgTCTATTTCGCGTACGAAGGACAACAACCATTATTTATTGATGTTGATTTTGGAATAGACTTAAGTTCTAGAATAGCTATAGTAGGACCTAATGGTGTTGGTAAATCCACATTTTTGAAATTATTGACTGGAGATCTACAACCACTGAAAGGAGATTTAATAAAGAATCATCGATTA aggataggtaaGTTCGACCAGCACTCTGGCGAACATCTAACCGCTGAAGAAACGCCGTCAGAATATTTAATGCGTTTGTTTGATCTTCCATACGAGAAAGCTAGGAAACAATTAGGAACATTTGGACTCAGTTCTCACGCCCATACAATTAAAATGAAAGACTTATCAGGAGGTCAAAAAGCACGTGTCGCTTTGGCAGAATTATGTTTAAATGCACCCGACGTTGTAATTTTAGACGAACCGACGAACAATTTAGACATAGAATCTATCGATGCTCTGGCTGAGGCTATTAATGATTATAAAGGGGGAGTTATTATCGTTTCTCACGATGAGCGTCTAATCAGAGATACAGAATGTTGTTTATACGTAATTGAAAATCAACAGATTAACGAAATCGATGGAGATTTCGATGATTATAGGAAAGAGCTATTGGAAAGTCTAGGAGAAGTTGTTAACAATCCAAGTATAGCTGCAAATGCTGCTGTTCTACAATAA